One genomic region from SAR92 clade bacterium H455 encodes:
- the ffh gene encoding signal recognition particle protein: MFENLSDRLSDSLKRISGKASLSEANIQDTLREVRMALLEADVALPVVKDFIEQVKQRALGQEVNRSLNPGQQFLKIVQAELESVMGEQNESLNLAAQPPAIILMAGLQGAGKTTSVAKLSRYLSEREKKKVMVVSADVYRPAAIEQLKTLANEVGAEFFPSDISQKPVAIVNAAIDSAKKKFVDVLIIDTAGRLAVDEEMMGEIKQVHAAANPIETLFVIDAMIGQDAVNTAKAFNEALPLTGVILTKVDGDARGGAALSVRHITGKPIKFLGVGEKTDALEPFHPERIASRILGMGDVMSLIEDVERKVDKKKAEKLAQKIAKGKGFDLEDLRDQLQQMNNMGGMAGLMDKLPGMGNMAQMAQQQNVTSQFSQMDAIISSMTPKERRNPDILNGSRKRRITVGSGTTIQDLNRLLKQHKQMGKMMKKMKGKGMQNMMRGLGGAMGGGMGGGPGGSMPPMGGLPPGGFPRR; this comes from the coding sequence ATGTTTGAAAATCTCAGCGATCGGCTTTCCGATAGTCTTAAAAGAATATCCGGTAAAGCCAGCCTCAGCGAAGCCAATATTCAGGATACGCTGCGCGAAGTGCGCATGGCCCTTTTGGAAGCGGACGTCGCTCTGCCGGTGGTCAAAGACTTTATCGAGCAGGTCAAGCAGCGCGCCTTAGGCCAAGAAGTTAATCGCAGTCTTAATCCCGGCCAGCAGTTTCTAAAAATTGTTCAGGCTGAACTTGAATCGGTGATGGGCGAGCAGAATGAAAGCCTCAATTTAGCCGCTCAACCGCCGGCGATTATCTTGATGGCGGGTTTGCAAGGTGCGGGTAAGACCACCTCTGTTGCCAAACTGTCGCGCTACCTCAGTGAGCGGGAAAAGAAAAAGGTCATGGTCGTCTCCGCGGACGTCTACCGTCCCGCAGCCATTGAGCAGCTCAAAACTCTAGCAAACGAAGTGGGCGCTGAGTTCTTCCCCAGCGATATCAGTCAAAAGCCCGTTGCTATCGTTAACGCCGCTATAGATAGTGCGAAGAAGAAATTTGTCGATGTACTGATTATTGATACTGCCGGACGACTGGCCGTCGATGAAGAGATGATGGGCGAAATCAAACAGGTTCACGCCGCCGCCAATCCAATTGAAACCCTCTTCGTGATCGATGCCATGATCGGTCAGGATGCGGTGAACACGGCCAAAGCCTTTAATGAAGCACTGCCGCTGACCGGCGTGATCCTCACTAAAGTTGATGGTGATGCCCGCGGCGGTGCCGCACTGTCAGTTCGTCATATCACCGGCAAGCCGATTAAATTCCTCGGCGTGGGCGAAAAAACTGATGCACTAGAGCCTTTCCATCCTGAGCGTATCGCCTCGCGCATCCTCGGTATGGGCGATGTGATGTCGCTGATTGAAGATGTAGAGCGCAAGGTTGATAAAAAGAAAGCTGAAAAGCTCGCGCAAAAAATTGCCAAAGGTAAAGGTTTTGACCTGGAAGACCTCCGTGATCAGCTACAGCAGATGAACAACATGGGTGGCATGGCCGGTCTGATGGACAAGCTTCCAGGTATGGGCAACATGGCCCAAATGGCCCAGCAGCAAAATGTTACCAGCCAGTTTAGCCAGATGGACGCGATTATCAGCTCCATGACCCCAAAAGAACGTCGCAACCCAGATATATTAAATGGCTCACGCAAGCGCCGCATTACCGTTGGCTCAGGAACCACCATCCAGGATCTCAATCGTCTGCTCAAACAGCACAAGCAGATGGGTAAAATGATGAAAAAGATGAAGGGCAAAGGCATGCAAAACATGATGCGCGGCCTCGGTGGTGCCATGGGTGGCGGAATGGGCGGTGGTCCTGGCGGTTCTATGCCGCCCATGGGTGGGTTGCCACCAGGCGGTTTTCCGCGCCGTTAG
- the rpsP gene encoding 30S ribosomal protein S16: MVTIRLARGGAKKRPFYHITVSDSRNARDARYIERVGFFNPVARGAEERLRMDMDRVTYWQGQGAQVSDRVKSLIKEAAKAQVVAA, encoded by the coding sequence ATGGTCACAATTAGATTGGCACGTGGTGGCGCAAAGAAACGCCCTTTTTACCACATCACAGTTTCTGACTCACGCAACGCGCGCGACGCACGTTATATCGAGCGTGTAGGCTTTTTTAACCCGGTTGCCCGCGGTGCTGAAGAGCGTCTGCGTATGGACATGGACCGCGTTACCTACTGGCAGGGCCAGGGTGCACAGGTTAGTGATCGCGTTAAGTCTCTGATCAAAGAAGCTGCCAAGGCGCAAGTAGTAGCTGCCTAA
- the rimM gene encoding ribosome maturation factor RimM (Essential for efficient processing of 16S rRNA): METLVVGRIATVFGVRGWVKVHAYTEKVETLCSYQPWLIDTAAGVKAIQIDEWRKHGESLVAHIVGIDDRDIAQTWCGHDILVEKEKLPELKSNDYYWYQLEGLSVVSHYEGEKIRLGTVKSLLETGANDVLVIKGDGESIDREERLIPYVDQFVTNISMADKRIDVIWDPDF; encoded by the coding sequence ATGGAAACTCTGGTTGTTGGTCGCATAGCAACTGTATTCGGTGTGCGCGGCTGGGTGAAAGTCCATGCCTACACCGAAAAGGTCGAGACGCTCTGCTCTTATCAGCCTTGGTTGATAGACACAGCGGCTGGCGTGAAAGCGATACAGATCGATGAATGGCGTAAGCACGGCGAGAGTCTGGTTGCACATATCGTCGGTATCGACGATCGCGACATAGCGCAGACCTGGTGCGGCCACGATATTCTGGTCGAGAAAGAGAAGCTGCCTGAGCTGAAAAGCAATGACTACTACTGGTATCAGCTCGAAGGGCTGTCGGTGGTTAGCCATTATGAGGGTGAGAAGATTCGGCTTGGTACAGTTAAGTCGCTTCTCGAGACCGGCGCCAACGATGTGTTAGTGATCAAAGGCGACGGCGAGAGTATCGATCGCGAAGAGCGATTAATCCCCTACGTTGATCAATTTGTCACCAACATAAGTATGGCGGACAAGAGGATTGACGTGATCTGGGATCCGGATTTTTAG
- the trmD gene encoding tRNA (guanosine(37)-N1)-methyltransferase TrmD, which yields MKIALITLFPEMFSSLTEYGISGRAVKNGLLECQSFNPRDFTEDRHQTVDARPYGGGPGMVMMVEPLRRAIAAAKQWASEDAKVVYLSPQGQVLNQGAVNKFATQQSLILIAGRYEGIDERLIEQEVDEEWSIGDYVLSGGELPAMVLVDALIRQIPGALGHKDSADQDSFAEGLLDCPHFTRPEDYQGQPVPAVLLSGNHEKIRRWRLQQSLVRTQQRRPDLLDRLELNPEQQALLKEMSAALADDGKG from the coding sequence ATGAAAATCGCACTGATTACCCTGTTCCCGGAAATGTTCAGTTCGCTAACCGAATACGGTATTAGTGGACGCGCCGTGAAGAATGGCTTGTTGGAGTGTCAGAGCTTCAACCCAAGAGACTTTACTGAAGACCGTCACCAGACAGTTGACGCACGCCCCTACGGCGGCGGTCCTGGCATGGTGATGATGGTAGAACCTCTGCGCAGAGCCATAGCCGCTGCTAAGCAGTGGGCAAGTGAAGACGCCAAAGTGGTGTATCTCTCACCTCAGGGACAGGTCCTTAATCAGGGCGCAGTAAACAAATTTGCTACACAGCAGTCACTGATACTGATTGCTGGCCGCTACGAAGGAATCGACGAGCGGCTGATAGAGCAAGAGGTAGATGAGGAGTGGTCCATAGGTGACTACGTACTCAGCGGCGGTGAATTACCCGCCATGGTATTGGTGGACGCTTTGATCCGTCAGATACCGGGAGCCCTAGGACACAAGGACTCCGCTGACCAAGACTCATTTGCCGAAGGGCTATTAGACTGCCCGCACTTTACGCGGCCAGAGGACTACCAAGGACAGCCAGTACCAGCAGTGCTGTTATCAGGTAACCATGAAAAAATTAGACGTTGGCGTTTGCAGCAATCACTAGTGCGAACCCAGCAGCGAAGACCAGATCTACTGGACCGCCTCGAGCTCAACCCTGAGCAACAGGCTCTACTCAAGGAAATGAGTGCTGCGCTGGCAGATGATGGCAAAGGATAG
- the rplS gene encoding 50S ribosomal protein L19, translating to MTNKVSIIAAIEKEQMSKEIPDFSPGDTVVVQVKVKEGTRERLQAFEGVVLAKRNRQLNSAFTVRKISNGIGVERTFQTYSPLVDSIEVKRRGAVRRAKLYYLRERSGRSARIKEKLNR from the coding sequence ATGACTAACAAAGTATCGATAATTGCTGCGATTGAAAAAGAGCAGATGAGCAAAGAAATTCCTGATTTCAGCCCCGGTGATACCGTTGTTGTGCAGGTAAAAGTAAAAGAGGGCACTCGTGAGCGTCTGCAGGCATTCGAAGGCGTAGTATTAGCCAAGCGTAACCGCCAGCTGAACTCTGCCTTTACCGTTCGTAAAATTTCCAACGGTATTGGTGTTGAGCGTACGTTCCAGACTTACAGCCCACTGGTTGACAGCATTGAAGTGAAGCGTCGCGGTGCAGTTCGTCGCGCCAAGCTTTACTATCTCCGCGAGCGTTCAGGTCGATCTGCACGTATCAAAGAGAAGCTCAACAGATAA
- a CDS encoding VPLPA-CTERM sorting domain-containing protein produces MKILLLASLFMGCFVLTPAHAGTVDLLSVWAADKGKTSGGVDENAGNAAFGDAVIDQYFPASCTTCAVTTGSIGDITSNVFWSTGTAHDQPADMANMLAFEGVVIPGLAGVKDPASFSGQTLLTTADFTGYLTVKAASFVWLFKINGDTTAGNQIQVEIGKALDGKNHDISHYVQWAVAEVPLPAAAWLFLSGLLGLAGLRKSSKR; encoded by the coding sequence ATGAAGATATTACTATTAGCGAGCCTCTTTATGGGGTGTTTTGTATTGACCCCGGCTCATGCAGGAACCGTCGACCTACTTAGTGTCTGGGCTGCAGATAAAGGTAAGACTAGCGGAGGCGTCGATGAGAACGCCGGAAATGCCGCATTCGGAGACGCTGTGATCGACCAATACTTCCCTGCTAGTTGCACCACATGCGCTGTCACAACTGGAAGTATCGGTGATATCACATCCAACGTTTTTTGGTCCACCGGAACAGCTCATGATCAACCAGCCGATATGGCTAATATGTTGGCATTTGAAGGTGTAGTTATTCCAGGGTTGGCAGGCGTCAAAGATCCTGCGAGCTTCAGTGGCCAGACGTTGCTCACCACAGCGGACTTCACCGGTTATCTAACAGTTAAAGCAGCATCGTTTGTATGGCTGTTTAAAATTAATGGCGATACCACCGCGGGGAATCAAATTCAGGTTGAAATAGGTAAAGCACTGGATGGCAAGAATCACGATATCTCCCACTATGTTCAATGGGCTGTAGCTGAAGTACCTCTTCCTGCCGCCGCATGGTTATTTCTGTCTGGGCTATTAGGTTTGGCTGGGTTACGCAAATCATCAAAACGCTAA
- a CDS encoding undecaprenyl-phosphate glucose phosphotransferase, with protein sequence MADQISRMVRRHDAKINAFSRLIDAGIIGCTLVALVSVLNLSWVPLYSWMLLISIVLFSFLSESSHSKSWRDISLRAEVTSVGSNWLAIVLVLVLVDLIFHPSDLYNREMVFYWFILTPIELISWHSILRMVLRLFRYTGVRAQSVAIYGATELGAGLEGRIQHMPWSGYNFVGYFDDRKTNGTRRFISDSNLIKGGSQELIEQAKAGNIDTIFITLPLAAEKRIKQLLNELADTTVSAYMMLDLFSFDLLTASWLDIQGMPAISVFESPHTGLDNFAKRSLDLVAGSMILTLIAIPMLLIAAGIKLTSKGPVLFRQKRYGIGGESITVWKFRTMTVMDAGDKQLLQASKDDCRITPFGALLRRTSMDELPQFFNVISGSMSIVGPRPHAVIHNEFYRTAIHGYMLRHKVKPGITGLAQIKGYRGETDTLAKMEGRIKYDLEYIRSWSLWLDIKLIFMTAFGGFLNKNAY encoded by the coding sequence ATGGCCGATCAAATATCAAGGATGGTACGTCGTCACGACGCCAAGATTAACGCCTTCTCCCGTCTTATTGACGCGGGAATTATAGGCTGCACTCTGGTGGCGTTGGTTTCGGTGCTCAACCTCAGCTGGGTGCCGCTGTATAGCTGGATGCTATTGATCTCTATAGTTCTCTTTAGTTTTCTCTCTGAATCCAGCCACAGTAAATCATGGCGCGACATTAGCCTGAGAGCAGAAGTCACCAGCGTAGGCAGTAACTGGCTAGCCATTGTTTTAGTGCTGGTTCTGGTTGATCTGATCTTTCACCCCTCGGACCTCTACAACCGCGAGATGGTCTTTTACTGGTTTATCCTAACGCCCATAGAACTTATTTCTTGGCATTCAATATTGCGCATGGTCTTGCGCCTGTTTCGCTATACCGGCGTTCGAGCACAGTCTGTAGCTATTTATGGCGCGACGGAATTGGGTGCCGGCCTGGAGGGCCGCATCCAACATATGCCCTGGTCGGGATACAACTTTGTCGGTTATTTCGACGACCGTAAAACCAATGGTACTCGCCGTTTTATATCCGACTCCAACCTTATCAAAGGTGGCTCTCAGGAGCTTATTGAACAGGCCAAGGCCGGTAACATAGACACCATTTTTATCACCCTGCCCCTTGCCGCTGAAAAACGCATCAAGCAACTGCTCAATGAATTGGCCGACACCACGGTCTCTGCCTACATGATGCTCGACCTTTTCAGCTTTGATTTGCTTACCGCCAGTTGGTTGGATATTCAGGGCATGCCGGCGATCAGCGTCTTTGAGTCCCCTCATACGGGTTTGGATAACTTTGCCAAGCGCTCTCTTGATCTAGTTGCTGGCAGCATGATCCTAACCTTAATCGCCATTCCCATGCTATTAATCGCCGCGGGCATCAAACTTACATCCAAAGGCCCCGTACTCTTTAGGCAGAAGCGTTATGGCATTGGTGGTGAATCAATAACGGTGTGGAAATTCAGAACCATGACGGTGATGGATGCTGGCGACAAGCAGCTTTTGCAGGCCTCCAAAGATGACTGCCGCATCACGCCGTTTGGTGCCTTGTTGCGCAGAACCTCAATGGATGAGTTACCACAGTTCTTTAACGTTATTAGCGGCTCCATGTCGATAGTCGGCCCGCGCCCGCATGCCGTTATTCACAACGAGTTTTACCGCACAGCGATCCACGGTTACATGCTTCGCCACAAGGTCAAGCCTGGCATTACCGGCCTTGCACAGATCAAAGGGTATCGCGGCGAAACCGACACCTTAGCGAAGATGGAAGGGCGCATTAAATACGACCTTGAATATATCCGCAGCTGGTCCCTCTGGCTCGACATCAAATTGATCTTTATGACAGCCTTTGGCGGATTTTTAAACAAGAATGCTTACTAG
- a CDS encoding polysaccharide biosynthesis/export family protein, which yields MRVGYLNGKLNRKLRIVFVTAAVAFLGLFQIAAADSYKLNPGDEVEISVWNEENLQKTISVLPDGMISFPLVGHLQAAGKTASEIEATIAAKLDAYIADPEVNVTVTSTRGNVVFVVGKVLKPGPIVMIQSTTVMQALAMAGGLNEFASANSIKIIRRSGLEEGAKETVLKIRYSDLEKGNDLSSNHILNYGDVIVVP from the coding sequence ATGAGAGTTGGATATTTAAACGGTAAATTAAACCGCAAGCTTAGAATAGTCTTTGTAACAGCAGCGGTTGCGTTCCTAGGATTATTTCAGATTGCAGCAGCAGACAGCTACAAACTTAACCCAGGAGACGAGGTTGAGATTTCGGTTTGGAATGAAGAAAACCTGCAAAAGACAATCAGCGTATTGCCCGACGGCATGATCTCATTTCCCCTGGTCGGACATCTACAAGCCGCCGGTAAAACTGCCTCAGAAATTGAAGCCACCATCGCCGCAAAACTTGACGCTTACATTGCCGACCCAGAGGTTAATGTCACCGTCACCAGCACCAGAGGAAACGTTGTATTTGTTGTCGGCAAAGTACTCAAGCCCGGTCCCATTGTTATGATTCAGTCCACCACCGTGATGCAGGCACTGGCCATGGCTGGCGGATTAAATGAGTTTGCCTCAGCTAACTCGATCAAGATCATCCGTCGCAGCGGTCTCGAAGAAGGTGCTAAAGAAACAGTACTCAAGATCCGTTATTCCGATCTTGAAAAGGGCAATGATCTGTCCTCCAACCATATTCTCAACTACGGAGACGTTATTGTCGTCCCCTAG
- a CDS encoding Wzz/FepE/Etk N-terminal domain-containing protein — translation MEETEKSLLDYWDMLRRRKRYIIIAFPLLLALSTTITFLLPPIYQSEGVILIESQEIPQDLVRSTVTSYAEQQIQVIKQRILTTSRILETLDKYKVYENEREGSTISLLVEKFRSAVNVEMINANVIDPRNGRAQRASIAFKVSFMDESPDIAQKVANELVTMFLDENVKTRTGKAADTASFLSDEANKMQKTVQALEEQIADFKLEFGDSLPELLQFNLSMITNLEEKIRAHQSEAIRLNDQVHFLSLELASMDPYVASNDGVTTLSSQVRLAQLQNELTSLENKYSQSHPDIKRLNREIEGLKKEVAADSLFQPEQDMSEISNPLYRQIKIKIDVTEKELARTNLDRVKMQAEVKQYHARVARTHEVQRSYDDMTRDYESTKRKYQELRAKQFEADVAQTLESENKAESFTLIEPPLRPTESVKPNRPKLMMMGLFLSGGIAVGLVFLAEMLDPAVRSIKDITRITGAEPLALIPLMLSDEDYSKKGKSRKRLIVFALLLVFAMFGIVHYFVLSLDIVWFKVMAKINML, via the coding sequence ATGGAAGAAACTGAAAAGTCGCTACTCGATTACTGGGACATGCTGCGCAGGCGCAAGCGCTATATTATTATCGCCTTCCCCCTGCTGCTGGCTCTAAGTACCACAATCACATTCTTGCTTCCGCCGATCTATCAGTCTGAAGGCGTAATCCTGATCGAAAGTCAGGAAATTCCCCAAGACCTGGTACGCTCTACGGTGACCAGCTATGCCGAGCAGCAAATTCAGGTGATTAAACAGCGCATTCTCACCACCTCGCGCATCCTTGAAACCTTGGATAAATACAAGGTCTACGAGAACGAGAGGGAGGGCAGTACCATTTCCCTGCTGGTGGAAAAATTTCGCAGCGCCGTCAATGTTGAAATGATCAACGCCAATGTTATTGATCCACGAAACGGTCGGGCACAACGCGCCAGCATCGCCTTTAAAGTGTCTTTTATGGATGAGTCGCCAGATATTGCGCAAAAGGTCGCCAATGAACTGGTCACTATGTTTCTCGATGAGAACGTTAAAACCAGAACTGGAAAAGCTGCCGACACCGCCAGCTTCCTCAGCGACGAAGCCAACAAAATGCAAAAAACCGTGCAGGCCCTTGAAGAGCAAATCGCCGACTTTAAACTCGAGTTTGGTGACAGCCTGCCAGAGTTGCTGCAATTTAATCTCTCAATGATCACCAATCTAGAGGAAAAAATTCGCGCCCATCAGTCCGAAGCAATCCGCCTCAATGACCAAGTGCATTTTTTAAGTCTCGAACTGGCCAGCATGGACCCCTATGTGGCCAGTAATGATGGAGTGACAACCCTCAGTAGTCAGGTTCGGTTGGCACAGTTACAGAACGAGTTAACTAGCCTTGAAAACAAGTATTCACAGTCCCACCCAGATATAAAACGCTTAAATCGCGAGATTGAAGGATTGAAGAAAGAAGTAGCTGCCGACTCACTCTTTCAGCCAGAGCAAGACATGAGTGAAATTTCCAATCCACTCTATCGACAGATAAAAATCAAAATAGATGTCACCGAAAAAGAACTGGCGCGAACCAATTTAGATCGCGTAAAAATGCAGGCCGAAGTAAAACAATATCATGCAAGAGTTGCCCGCACCCACGAGGTGCAGCGCAGTTATGACGATATGACCCGTGACTATGAAAGTACCAAGCGCAAATATCAAGAACTGCGGGCCAAGCAGTTTGAAGCAGATGTGGCGCAAACGCTTGAGTCAGAAAATAAAGCCGAAAGTTTTACCCTTATCGAGCCCCCCCTGCGGCCCACAGAATCAGTCAAACCAAACCGCCCTAAGTTAATGATGATGGGCCTGTTTCTCTCTGGGGGCATTGCTGTTGGGCTAGTGTTTTTGGCAGAAATGCTTGATCCAGCAGTCAGAAGCATCAAAGACATTACCCGCATCACCGGAGCCGAGCCCCTGGCGCTTATCCCTTTAATGTTGAGTGATGAAGACTACAGCAAGAAAGGTAAATCGCGAAAGCGACTGATTGTATTCGCCCTGTTACTGGTTTTCGCGATGTTTGGTATCGTCCATTATTTTGTTCTCAGCCTAGATATTGTCTGGTTCAAAGTGATGGCCAAAATTAATATGTTGTAG